A single region of the Cucumis melo cultivar AY chromosome 3, USDA_Cmelo_AY_1.0, whole genome shotgun sequence genome encodes:
- the LOC103485598 gene encoding protein RETICULATA-RELATED 5, chloroplastic, with protein MKLHFHGGFTGGPVPASSTLRHRQNSISECRFVGEISIRRNSCASFPIGKNSRSSFPIHCLQDSQQDSVRSNDVGRKSAGQILSTRRAVLGVPLIAIGAQFLQSAVVRAEEKSSETVTPVVESVTSPSPSPIAPTAEEEVITSRIYDATVIGEPLAVGKDKSKVWEKIMNARVVYLGEAEQVPIRDDKELELEIVKSLKRRCGESERTLSVALEAFPSDLQEQLNQYIDKTIDGETLKSYTAHWPPQRWQEYEPLLSYCRVNGVRLIACGTPLKVLRIVQAEGIKGLSKADRKLFAPPAGSGFISGFTAISRRTSADLNSSYQPIPFGPSSYLSAQSRVVEEYAMSQIILQAMQDGGGTGMLVVVTGASHVAYGSRGTGLPARISRKVPKKNQVVVLLDPERQQMRREGEVPVADFLWYSAARPCSRNCFDRAEIARVMNAAGRKRDGLPQDIQKGLDLGVVSPEVLQNFFDLEQYPLISELTHRFQGFRERLLADPKFLHRLAIEEAISLTTTLLAQYERRKENFFLELDYVITDTLRGAVVDFFTVWLPAPTLAFLSTDDIDVSGSTDILQGLLGSIPDNAFQKNLAGKNWNLSHRVASVIFGGLKLASVGFISSIGAVASSNALFTIRKFLNPALATKQRNKRSPILKTAAVYGCFLGTSANLRYQIIAGIVEHRFSDAFSSQILLVNMLSFVVRTLNSYWGTQQWIDLARFTGLQTRESPSYQVQESPNSAGLGCHVSEEATQASPDEFKNQ; from the exons ATGAAGCTCCATTTTCACGGCGGCTTTACTGGTGGACCTGTACCCGCCAGTTCCACCCTTCGTCACCGGCAAAATTCGATTTCGGAGTGTCGATTTGTCGGAGAAATTTCAATAAGGAGAAATAGCTGCGCAAGTTTTCCAATCGGGAAGAATTCCCGGTCAAGTTTTCCTATTCACTGCCTCCAGGATTCACAACAAGATTCTGTGCGTTCTAATGATGTAGGCAGGAAATCGGCCGGGCAGATTCTCAGTACAAGACGAGCCGTGCTCGGTGTTCCATTAATTGCGATTGGCGCTCAGTTTCTACAATCAGCAGTTGTCAGAGCAGAAGAGAAGTCTTCGGAGACTGTAACTCCGGTGGTGGAGTCGGTGACATCGCCGTCACCGTCACCTATTGCTCCGACAGCGGAGGAGGAAGTGATTACTTCGAGGATTTACGATGCGACTGTCATTGGAGAGCCGCTAGCCGTGGGGAAGGACAAGAGTAAAGTATGGGAGAAGATAATGAATGCTCGGGTAGTCTATTTAGGAGAAGCCGAACAAGTTCCGATTCGAGACGATAAGGAATTGGAGCTTGAAATTGTGAAAAGCTTGAAAAGAAGGTGCGGTGAAAGTGAAAGGACACTGTCTGTAGCTCTGGAAGCGTTTCCCTCTGATTTGCAGGAGCAGCTCAACCAGTACATTGACAAAACTATTGATGGAGAAACTCTGAAATCTTACACTGCACATTGGCCACCGCAGCGCTGGCAGGAGTATGAGCCTCTTCTAAGTTACTGTCGTGTAAATGGAGTTCGTCTTATTGCTTGCGGTACACCTCTCAAG GTTTTGAGAATCGTACAAGCAGAGGGTATCAAGGGACTCTCCAAAGCTGATCGGAAACTATTTGCTCCACCTGCTGGTTCAGGTTTCATCTCTGGATTCACGGCCATATCACGTAGAACTTCAGCTGACCTGAATTCTTCTTACCAACCTATTCCGTTTGGTCCAAGTTCATATTTATCTGCTCAATCAAGAGTAGTTGAAGAATATGCTATGTCACAAATTATTTTACAAGCTATGCAGGATGGTGGAGGAACTGGTATGTTAGTAGTTGTGACAGGTGCGAGCCATGTTGCATATGGATCTAGAGGCACTGGCCTGCCTGCAAGAATTTCAAGAAAGGTTCCAAAGAAAAACCAAGTAGTTGTTTTACTTGATCCTGAAAGACAACAAATGCGTAGAGAGGGTGAAGTGCCTGTCGCAGATTTCTTGTGGTATTCTGCTGCCAGACCCTGCAGCAGAAACTGTTTCGACCGTGCTGAAATTGCTAGAGTTATGAATGCAGCTGGAAGGAAGCGTGACGGCCTTCCCCAG GATATCCAAAAAGGGTTGGATCTGGGTGTAGTATCACCAGAGGTGTTGCAAAACTTCTTTGATTTGGAGCAATATCCTTTAATTTCAGAACTTACACATCGTTTCCAG GGTTTCAGGGAAAGATTGTTGGCAGATCCTAAGTTTTTACACAGATTAGCAATAGAAGAAGCCATATCGCTAACAACTACTCTATTAGCACAATATGAGAGGCGAAAAGAGAACTTTTTCCTGGAACTTGATTACGTTATTACGGATACCTTACGGGGTGCAGTTGTTGACTTTTTTACTGTCTGGCTTCCTGCACCGACCCTGGCATTCCTTTCCACCGATGACATCGATGTATCTGGAAGCACTGATATTTTACAAGGTCTACTAGGGTCTATCCCAGATAATGCTTTTCAAAAAAACCTTGCTGGAAAGAATTGGAACCTCAGTCACAGGGTTGCGTCTGTTATTTTTGGCGGCTTAAAACTTGCTAGTGTTGGCTTTATTTCCAGCATTGGTGCCGTGGCTTCCTCAAATGCTTTGTTTACTATTCGTAAATTCCTCAATCCAGCCTTGGCGACTAAGCAACGAAATAAGAGATCTCCAATACTTAAAACTGCAGCAGTCTATGGGTGCTTTTTGGGAACATCAGCAAATTTAAGATATCAG ATAATTGCTGGAATAGTGGAGCACCGGTTTTCTGATGCATTTTCTTCTCAAATATTACTTGTAAATATGCTCTCATTTGTTGTTCGAACATTAAATTCTTACTGGGGTACTCAG CAATGGATCGATCTTGCACGGTTTACAGGATTACAAACTCGAGAATCGCCCTCTTATCAAGTGCAAGAATCTCCTAATTCTGCTGGATTGGGATGTCATGTCTCTGAAGAGGCAACTCAAGCAAGCCCAGATGAATTCAAGAATCAATAA